One window from the genome of Commensalibacter oyaizuii encodes:
- a CDS encoding restriction endonuclease — MDGSLTHEGTTYLLELKFTKNQSGAPEIDSLKAKVNKMADNTMGIMISVSGYSKVAISEASGSKTTLITIDASHLYLFFSGVMNFKEIISRVRRHASQTGQAYLPANEFCS, encoded by the coding sequence ATAGATGGTTCTTTAACCCACGAAGGGACAACCTATCTTTTGGAACTAAAATTCACAAAAAATCAGTCTGGAGCTCCAGAGATCGATTCCTTAAAAGCAAAAGTCAACAAAATGGCAGATAATACAATGGGAATAATGATATCAGTAAGCGGTTACAGTAAAGTAGCAATTTCGGAAGCATCTGGCAGCAAAACGACATTAATCACTATAGACGCAAGTCATCTATACCTATTTTTCTCAGGTGTCATGAATTTTAAAGAAATTATTTCAAGGGTTAGACGCCACGCCTCGCAAACAGGTCAAGCGTACTTACCAGCAAATGAATTTTGTAGTTGA
- the glpX gene encoding class II fructose-bisphosphatase yields MPLSPHSSTYTVSDRNLALELVRVTEAAAIKSFHWIGRGQKNEADNAAVEGMRHAFDTVAISGTVVIGEGEMDEAPMLYIGEKVGSGGPKMDIAVDPLEGTNLVAKNLPDAITVVALAEQGQFLHAPDIYMDKIAIGPGYPEGVIDLDNNIETNLKNLAKAKKVDISELTLSALDRERHQPMIAKAREVGVRIKLLSDGDVAGIIATCIPDSNVDIYVGSGGAPEGVLAAAALRCFDGQMQGRLLFEDQSQIDRAKTMNPSDPQRKLSLTDMASGHVLFSATGVTNGSILKGVQWRGDYVWTNSIVTRSHSKTVRFVNARHHVLTKPMDINK; encoded by the coding sequence ATGCCGTTATCCCCTCATTCCTCAACCTACACTGTATCAGATCGCAATTTGGCTCTCGAATTGGTTCGGGTTACAGAAGCGGCTGCTATTAAATCTTTTCATTGGATTGGTCGTGGTCAAAAAAATGAGGCAGACAACGCCGCTGTTGAAGGGATGCGCCATGCTTTTGATACAGTTGCAATTTCTGGCACTGTTGTCATTGGTGAAGGAGAAATGGACGAAGCACCAATGCTATATATTGGTGAGAAAGTAGGTTCAGGTGGCCCTAAAATGGATATCGCCGTTGATCCATTAGAAGGAACAAATCTGGTTGCCAAAAATCTGCCTGATGCCATCACGGTTGTGGCCTTGGCTGAACAAGGTCAATTTTTGCATGCACCTGATATTTACATGGACAAAATTGCCATTGGCCCAGGATATCCTGAAGGGGTCATTGATCTAGATAACAATATTGAAACCAATCTTAAAAACCTGGCAAAAGCTAAAAAAGTTGATATTTCTGAATTAACCCTCAGTGCTTTGGATCGTGAACGTCATCAGCCCATGATTGCCAAAGCACGCGAAGTTGGTGTGCGTATTAAGCTGCTGTCAGATGGGGATGTCGCTGGAATTATTGCAACCTGTATCCCAGACAGCAATGTCGATATCTATGTGGGCTCTGGCGGCGCACCAGAAGGTGTATTGGCTGCCGCTGCATTACGTTGTTTTGATGGTCAAATGCAAGGAAGATTATTGTTTGAAGATCAAAGTCAAATTGATCGTGCCAAAACCATGAACCCTAGCGACCCTCAACGTAAACTGTCCCTAACCGATATGGCCAGTGGGCATGTATTATTTTCTGCAACTGGCGTTACAAATGGCAGCATCTTAAAAGGAGTACAATGGCGGGGTGATTACGTATGGACCAATTCCATTGTTACCCGTTCCCATTCTAAAACAGTAAGATTTGTCAACGCACGCCATCATGTGCTAACAAAACCTATGGATATTAATAAATAA
- the ilvD gene encoding dihydroxy-acid dehydratase: MPKYRSHTSTQGRNMAGARALWRATGMKDGDFNKPIIAVVNSFTQFVPGHVHLKDLGDIVAREIEAAGGVTKEFNTIAVDDGIAMGHDGMLYSLPSREIIADSVEYMVNAHCADAMVCISNCDKITPGMLMASMRLNIPVIFVSGGPMEAGKSNVSDHKLDLIDAMVMAGDNTVSDDHVTEYERSACPTCGSCSGMFTANSMNCLTEALGLSFPGNGTTLATHKDRESLFKKAGRRIVELCRQYYEQNDDSILPRSIATIKAFENAMALDIAMGGSTNTILHLLAVAQEGEVPFTLREIDQLSRKIPQLCKVAPNTQKYHIEDVHRAGGIFAILAELARGGLLHTDVKTIHAATMAEAIAQWDIMSTKDEAVLKFFKAAPGGVPTQQAFSQDSRWKSLDTDRQEGCIRTAEHAYSQDGGLAVLYGNIAEDGCVVKTAGVDQSILTFEGKAKVFESQDAAVEGILGDQIQPGDIVVIRYEGPKGGPGMQEMLYPTSYLKSKNLGKVCALLTDGRFSGGTSGLSIGHVSPEAASGGAIGLVQDGDKITINIPQRSIVLNVTDTELQRRRSEQDQKGWKPAKPRARKVSMALKAYAMMATSADKGAVRNKELFE, from the coding sequence ATGCCCAAATATCGTTCACATACTTCTACTCAAGGTCGAAATATGGCTGGTGCTCGTGCTTTATGGCGGGCGACGGGGATGAAAGATGGGGATTTTAACAAACCTATTATTGCTGTGGTGAACTCGTTTACGCAATTCGTGCCTGGCCATGTACATTTAAAGGACTTGGGTGATATCGTTGCCCGTGAAATAGAAGCCGCGGGTGGTGTGACAAAAGAATTTAATACCATCGCCGTGGATGATGGGATTGCTATGGGGCATGATGGAATGTTGTATTCTTTGCCCAGTCGTGAAATTATTGCTGATTCTGTGGAGTATATGGTGAATGCCCATTGCGCGGATGCAATGGTCTGTATTTCCAATTGTGATAAGATCACACCAGGTATGTTGATGGCCTCAATGCGATTAAACATTCCCGTGATTTTTGTTTCTGGTGGTCCGATGGAAGCTGGGAAAAGTAATGTTTCTGATCATAAACTTGATCTAATCGATGCCATGGTGATGGCAGGGGACAACACTGTTTCTGATGATCATGTAACGGAGTACGAACGCTCAGCTTGTCCAACATGTGGATCGTGTTCTGGGATGTTTACTGCCAATTCAATGAATTGTTTAACCGAAGCCTTGGGATTATCTTTTCCAGGAAATGGAACGACATTGGCAACCCATAAAGATCGTGAATCTTTGTTTAAGAAAGCAGGTCGCAGAATTGTTGAGCTATGCAGACAATATTATGAACAAAACGACGATAGTATTTTACCACGTTCGATTGCTACGATCAAAGCATTTGAAAATGCGATGGCGCTGGATATTGCAATGGGGGGATCAACGAACACAATTTTGCATTTACTTGCCGTGGCGCAAGAAGGTGAAGTTCCGTTTACATTAAGAGAAATTGATCAGTTATCTCGTAAGATTCCACAACTATGTAAAGTTGCACCAAATACTCAAAAATACCACATCGAAGATGTGCATCGGGCAGGGGGTATTTTTGCGATTTTAGCAGAATTGGCCAGAGGTGGCTTATTGCACACCGATGTTAAAACCATTCATGCTGCTACGATGGCTGAAGCTATTGCCCAATGGGATATTATGTCAACCAAAGATGAAGCTGTGTTAAAATTCTTTAAGGCAGCACCAGGTGGCGTACCAACACAGCAAGCGTTTAGCCAAGATTCTCGTTGGAAAAGCTTGGATACAGATCGTCAAGAAGGATGTATTCGAACCGCAGAACATGCTTATTCACAAGATGGTGGATTGGCGGTTCTATATGGGAATATTGCTGAAGATGGTTGTGTTGTAAAAACAGCTGGGGTTGATCAATCTATTTTAACCTTCGAAGGCAAAGCAAAAGTCTTTGAAAGTCAAGATGCCGCTGTTGAAGGGATTTTAGGTGATCAAATTCAACCTGGTGATATTGTAGTTATTCGGTATGAAGGGCCAAAAGGAGGGCCAGGCATGCAGGAAATGCTTTATCCAACCAGTTATTTAAAATCTAAAAATTTGGGCAAAGTCTGTGCATTATTAACCGATGGTCGTTTTTCTGGGGGGACTTCTGGGCTTTCGATTGGTCACGTATCTCCAGAGGCTGCGTCAGGTGGGGCTATTGGTTTGGTTCAGGATGGGGATAAAATTACGATTAATATTCCTCAGCGTTCTATTGTTTTAAATGTCACGGATACTGAATTACAAAGACGCCGCAGTGAACAAGATCAAAAGGGCTGGAAACCTGCCAAGCCTCGTGCCAGAAAAGTCAGCATGGCGTTAAAAGCCTATGCGATGATGGCCACCAGTGCGGATAAGGGTGCGGTTAGAAATAAAGAGTTGTTTGAATAG
- the recJ gene encoding single-stranded-DNA-specific exonuclease RecJ produces MTENHSSSEASLVLNTKQSFSGRRWLWRQSSSHDPMTLDRYAQLIAQKASISEIVGKMIAIRGVSPEQVNHFLSPTLRSLLPDPSCLKDMDIAANRIAKAVINHEKIAIFGDYDVDGGCSTAILTDLFTGLGIDPVTYIPDRFKEGYGPNVPAIEGLVQQGIDLIICVDCGTAAHHIFREIPQDKTDIVVLDHHKSETPPPILATVNPNRLDCTSGLGYLCAGGVSFLTAVAVIRALRQQKFFENHPEPNLFNLLDLVALSTVCDVMPLTGLNRALVTQGLKIMAKRERIGIAALLDVAGVNNTPDAFSCGFALGPRINAGGRISESDLGVRLLTCKNPVEAHQLAERLDTINKQRQSVEKDMLQNAIDRAMKQHEQGNSVIMLHDLQWHPGIVGIVAGRIKEQINRPTLIGAELSDGTVKGSGRSIPGLDLGAAIIAAKQAGLLLHGGGHAMAAGYSYHIDQAPMLHDFLNKYLAKAAQCPTVVDLEIEGITTLAGASVELAKQIERLTPFGNGNDEPLIVLSNVHILRSDRIGKDGNTLRLTLQGEDGASIKALIFKADQNPIVPFLEDFNNRRPVHLAGWLRVNSWNGRESADFFIKDATFA; encoded by the coding sequence GTGACTGAAAACCATTCCTCTTCCGAAGCTTCCCTTGTTCTTAATACTAAGCAAAGTTTTTCTGGTCGACGATGGTTATGGCGGCAATCTTCGTCCCACGATCCAATGACCTTGGATCGTTATGCCCAGTTGATTGCCCAAAAGGCTTCTATTTCTGAAATTGTCGGAAAAATGATTGCTATCAGAGGGGTATCACCTGAACAAGTAAATCACTTCTTGTCCCCGACCTTACGCAGCTTATTACCCGATCCATCTTGCTTAAAAGATATGGATATTGCTGCCAATCGCATTGCCAAGGCTGTTATCAATCATGAGAAAATTGCTATTTTTGGTGATTATGACGTTGATGGAGGATGTTCTACTGCCATTTTAACAGATCTATTCACCGGTTTGGGGATAGACCCTGTTACTTATATCCCCGATCGATTCAAAGAAGGATACGGTCCTAATGTTCCCGCCATTGAAGGACTGGTCCAACAGGGGATAGATTTAATTATTTGCGTCGACTGTGGCACGGCAGCCCATCATATTTTTCGCGAAATCCCACAAGACAAAACCGATATTGTCGTCCTAGATCATCATAAATCGGAAACACCGCCCCCTATTTTAGCAACTGTTAATCCTAATCGTTTAGATTGCACATCTGGCCTGGGATATTTATGTGCGGGGGGGGTCAGTTTTTTAACCGCCGTTGCTGTCATTCGTGCATTAAGACAACAAAAATTCTTTGAAAATCATCCCGAACCTAATTTATTCAATCTTTTAGATTTGGTTGCTTTGTCAACCGTTTGCGACGTCATGCCCCTAACGGGCCTAAATCGTGCTTTGGTAACCCAAGGCTTGAAAATTATGGCCAAACGAGAGCGCATTGGTATAGCTGCTTTATTAGATGTTGCAGGGGTAAATAACACTCCTGATGCCTTTAGCTGTGGTTTCGCGCTTGGCCCACGAATTAATGCAGGGGGGCGTATTTCTGAATCTGACTTGGGGGTAAGATTGCTGACTTGCAAAAACCCTGTTGAAGCCCATCAATTAGCAGAACGCTTGGATACCATCAATAAACAACGCCAATCTGTTGAAAAAGACATGCTGCAAAATGCTATTGACCGCGCGATGAAACAACACGAGCAAGGCAATTCCGTTATTATGTTACATGACCTGCAATGGCATCCTGGTATCGTTGGTATCGTTGCAGGACGAATTAAGGAACAAATAAATAGACCTACTTTAATCGGGGCGGAACTATCCGATGGCACAGTTAAAGGTTCAGGGCGATCAATTCCAGGTTTAGATTTAGGGGCTGCAATTATTGCAGCAAAACAAGCAGGATTGTTACTGCATGGTGGTGGGCATGCGATGGCTGCGGGATATAGCTATCATATCGATCAAGCCCCGATGCTGCATGACTTTCTTAATAAGTATTTAGCAAAAGCAGCACAATGCCCCACTGTCGTTGATTTAGAAATTGAAGGTATTACCACCCTTGCTGGTGCATCCGTAGAGTTAGCTAAACAAATCGAGAGACTGACCCCTTTTGGTAATGGCAATGATGAACCTTTAATCGTATTATCCAACGTGCATATTCTTCGTTCTGATCGAATCGGCAAAGACGGCAATACCTTACGCCTTACTCTGCAAGGGGAAGATGGTGCAAGCATCAAGGCTTTGATCTTCAAAGCAGATCAAAATCCCATTGTCCCTTTTTTAGAAGATTTCAACAATCGCCGTCCCGTTCATTTGGCTGGATGGTTGCGGGTTAATAGCTGGAATGGCAGGGAAAGTGCAGATTTTTTCATAAAAGATGCGACTTTTGCATGA
- a CDS encoding abortive infection family protein — translation MEIESSSIVIRVLKNLWEYRTNNSLSDETVEEKIRIENCFLQLLERIENKGDVIQADGVDTFIKDLTLEELVQSIKQYIDNNKPHVAMDRLHTYSMKKFAYLILQEDKTICEESDPLYSRVGKYIKLLKNDKNLTATSETIIKSSINVFNKLNDIRNNKSLAHDNDLLEYCEARFIFSSINLILRFIKDIEKEKFEQ, via the coding sequence GTGGAAATTGAATCATCAAGTATTGTTATACGAGTTTTAAAAAATTTGTGGGAGTATCGAACAAATAATTCTCTTTCTGATGAGACAGTTGAAGAGAAGATTCGTATAGAAAATTGCTTTTTACAATTGCTTGAGAGGATTGAAAATAAAGGAGATGTTATTCAGGCTGATGGGGTAGATACTTTTATAAAAGATCTGACTTTAGAAGAGTTGGTTCAATCTATTAAACAATATATTGATAATAATAAACCCCATGTTGCTATGGATCGTCTTCATACATACTCTATGAAGAAATTTGCTTATTTAATCTTGCAAGAAGATAAAACAATTTGCGAGGAAAGCGATCCTTTATATAGTCGTGTTGGTAAATATATAAAATTATTAAAGAATGACAAGAATTTAACGGCTACTTCAGAAACAATTATCAAAAGTTCAATTAATGTTTTTAATAAATTAAATGATATTCGAAATAATAAATCTTTAGCACATGACAATGATTTATTAGAATATTGTGAAGCAAGATTTATATTTAGCAGTATAAATCTTATTTTACGTTTTATTAAAGATATTGAGAAAGAAAAATTTGAACAATAA